The following are from one region of the Oryzias melastigma strain HK-1 linkage group LG22, ASM292280v2, whole genome shotgun sequence genome:
- the LOC112143471 gene encoding uncharacterized protein LOC112143471, translating to MEEEVTALRRENVSLQEQLSDLTAQVMSLKKENSRLRKMAVEEIPSLVGAVKTLISERDSAQQHESTPSKSAALRNNVNVTDHSLVTAVHPRTPDSMSEDFTLAALRGKQTNTPASVPLGTDGDVMVSAHCWETARAQPTAKGMARTLLLGLFSVEVLLRSNLTGGVNKVEPSAERRQALDPQKLKALLDAVIQHHPAAKVADIRTNINKKICELRHQEKKKTMDSSSLSF from the exons ATGGAAGAGGAGGTCACAGCTCTAAGGAGAGAAAATGTAAGCTTACAGGAGCAACTGAGTGACCTCACAGCGCAAGTGATGtcattaaagaaagaaaatagcAGGCTGCGCAAAATGGCAGTTGAAG AAATTCCATCACTCGTGGGTGCTGTGAAGACCCTCATTTCCGAAAGGGACTCTGCTCAACAACATGAGTCCACACCCTCCAAATCAGCAGCA CTAAGGAACAATGTCAATGTCACTGATCATTCTTTGGTGACTGCGGTACATCCCAGAACTCCTGAT TCCATGTCAGAAGACTTCACGCTGGCTGCTCTCAGGGGGAAACAAACCAATACACCAGCATCA GTGCCACTAGGGACTGATGGTGATGTGATGGTGTCGGCCCATTGCTGGGAGACGGCGAGGGCCCAACCAACGGCCAAAGGAATGGCACGGACCCTGCTGCTGGGCCTTTTTAGTGTTGAGGTCCTGTTAAGGTCCAACCTTACAGGAGGGGTGAACAAGGTGGAACCTTCAGCTGAACGACGTCAGGCTCTGGACCCCCAGAAGCTAAAGGCTCTACTtg ATGCTGTCATCCAGCACCATCCAGCTGCAAAGGTGGCGGACATAAGGACaaacataaataagaaaatctgTGAGCTCCGGcaccaggaaaaaaagaaaacaatggacAGTAGCTCTTTAAGTTTTTAG